In Gadus chalcogrammus isolate NIFS_2021 chromosome 11, NIFS_Gcha_1.0, whole genome shotgun sequence, a single window of DNA contains:
- the rasip1 gene encoding ras-interacting protein 1, with product MEESGSPRFRKLNFPVGLWIHSPRKHFAKLGGRWPSAVSVKSTTSSDAASLYEAPTAPCSSLSASTPSLASPAPSPSPSPAFLRPRPAGPQSRAKRLSHLFLRGRSNSDRDRAVGERERERWAHSDAPSSHHYLPPPSSTTPGLVKIYGDALSSGANYRSLLANVHSTAQQLIAQVITRYTEREREETEDAVLQKYSPEDFLLCDVIGKPIQRPDGTVQWETECRRGVASWECPLLLVDMWRPKEGFERRFEMQRKEDYEREEKEREKEREREAENCQGVRLRRSRISSGGGSEEGERGHRSRNSELRRSISDMNLSLRRRQGNHVPNDPRLATNALSNSGAEDRKNTMSMMVPKGGETRGSKVTSRAAWTNQTQEEDKDYSSCDLEVMSQSLILPPTDRPYFLLLQGYNQSKDFVLYIMAGHTHVFGRKPTMKEREKDRERERKGKRPLKVDTFLSAPDVLARHLLVRRDSAVPGTPPGQALMRPFRGGAVTHNGLALYREAALKPGDVVGLGGHFIFLYRDPRVTPAPPLALALPWQADGGPSTCCPSGLLDRQEALRTYLGSPEALLRFHPRHADSLLQEIISKNSSPDSGGGPLAPAYLLSIMIDHASKHLDPALTPQILLKAANLIKGIVWDNIKEFGDKHPTQNSTEPESELCAPNVQKLSSDLRPLMFWMSNATELLNFFQVKVETMEKEWEFEAPGDPVLSADMDVCSEALAQLDDVIMHTFQQCVYHLTKTLYSLLPALLDTNPFSREEKDKERDGARAAESGDPAGGEGEVDDVSALPPTVAGLVEVYRCSLTLSREACLSPPLTSQTFGYLFFFTNTSLLNTLLERDGLFSWSRAVQIRTNLDLVLDWLQGAGLGDIASEFLKKLSITVNFLCVPKTRLIQSSWGSLLEEHTLLSPSQLHHLLTHYKLGAARAPPAAWAPPPGAELSGDIFESFLDHPPLILPNETPRLNLSQAIPSPELQKEVTRLRTFLWGLDQDELPANQRTRL from the exons GTCCACCACTAGCTCCGACGCGGCCTCCCTGTACGAGGCCCCGACAGCACCTTGCTCCTCCCTCTCGGCCTCCACCCCCTCGCTGGCTTCCCCCGCCCcatccccgtctccctccccggCCTTCCTGCGACCCCGGCCGGCCGGGCCCCAGTCCCGGGCCAAGCGCCTCTCGCACCTCTTCCTGCGAGGGCGCTCCAACAGCGACCGGGACCGCgcggtgggggagagggagcgggagcgcTGGGCGCACTCCGACGCCCCCTCGTCACACCACTACctgcccccgccctcctccaccaccccgggCCTGGTCAAGATCTACGGGGATGCTCTCTCCAGCGGGGCCAACTACCGCTCCCTGCTGGCCAACGTGCACTCCACGGCGCAGCAGCTCATCGCCCAGGTCATCACGCGCTACACTGAGCGCGAGCGCGAGGAGACGGAGGACGCAG TTCTACAGAAATACAGCCCAGAGGACTTCCTGCTGTGTGATGTCATTGGAAAGCCCATCCAAAGGCCAGATGGGACCGTCCAATGGGAGACCGAGTGCCGGAGGGGCGTGGCTTCCTGGGAATGTCCCCTGTTGTTGGTGGACATGTGGCGGCCCAAGGAAGGGTTTGAGCGGCGTTTTGAAATGCAAAGAAAGGAAGactatgagagagaggagaaggaaagggaaaaggagcgagagagggaggcagagaacTGCCAAG GTGTGCGCTTGAGGCGGAGCAGAATATCCTCGGggggagggtcagaggagggagagcgaggtcATCGCTCGAGAAACTCCGAGCTCAGGCGGAGCATCAGCGACATGAACCTCAGCCTGCGCCGTCGCCAAGGCAACCATGTCCCAAACGACCCGCGTCTCGCCACTAACGCCCTTAGCAACAGTGGCGCAGAAGACAGGAAAAACACCATGAGCATGATGGTCCCaaaggggggagag AcaagggggtcaaaggtcaccagtaGAGCTGCGTGGACAAACCAGACGCAGGAGGAAGACAAGGACTACTCCAGCTGTGACCTGGAAGTGATGTCACAGAGCTTGATCCTCCCGCCCACCGACAGGCCCTATTTCCTGCTGCTGCAAGGTTACAATCAGAGCAAG GACTTTGTTTTGTATATCATGGCGGGGCACACCCATGTGTTTGGGAGGAAGCCCACAATgaaggagcgagagaaggacagagagagggagaggaagggcaAGAGGCCGCTGAAGGTCGACACCTTCCTCTCGGCGCCCGACGTGCTCGCCAGACACTTACTGGTTAGGAGGGACTCCGCTGTTCCCGGGACCCCTCCTGGACAAG CTCTGATGCGGCCCTTCAGAGGAGGGGCCGTCACACACAACGGCCTGGCCCTGTACCGCGAGGCCGCCCTGAAGCCAGGGGACGTGGTGGGTCTGGGGGGCCACTTTATCTTCCTCTACCGTGACCCCCGCGTAACCCCCGCTCCCCCGCTGGCACTGGCCCTGCCCTGGCAGGCGGACGGCGGGCCCTCCACCTGCTGCCCCTCCGGGCTGCTCGACCGGCAGGAGGCGCTGAGGACCTACCTGGGGTCGCCCGAGGCCCTGCTGAGGTTCCACCCCCGCCACGCCGACAGCCTGCTCCAG GAGATCATCTCAAAGAACTCGTCCCCTGACTCAGGAGGGGGGCCCCTAGCCCCGGCCTACCTCCTGTCCATCATGATCGACCACGCCTCCAAGCACCTCGACCCCGCCCTCACACCTCAAATACTGCTCAAGGCTGCCAATCTGATCAAAGGAATCGTCTGG GATAACATCAAGGAATTTGGGGATAAGCATCCCACGCAAAA CTCTACAGAACCAGAGAGTGAGCTCTGTGCCCCAAATGTCCAGAAGCTCTCCTCTGACCTTCGACCTCTGATGTTCTGGATGTCCAACGCCACAGAGCTTCTTAACTTCTTCCAAGTAAAAGTCGAGACCATGGAGAAAGAATGGGAGTTTGAGG CACCCGGTGATCCGGTGCTCTCAGCGGACATGGACGTCTGCTCAGAGGCCCTGGCGCAGcttgatgatgtcatcatgCACACCTTCCAGCAGTGTGTGTACCACCTCACCAAG ACCCTCTACTCGCTGCTCCCAGCCCTCCTGGACACCAACCCCTTctccagagaggagaaggacaaggagagggatggagcgAGGGCTGCGGAGAGCGGGGACCCCGCGGGGGGCGAGGGCGAGGTGGACGACGTGTCCGCCCTGCCGCCCACCGTGGCCGGGCTGGTGGAGGTTTACCGCTGCTCCCTCACGCTGTCCCGCGAGGcctgcctctcccccccgctcacCTCGCAAACGTTCGGGTacctcttcttcttcaccaACACCTCCCTGCTCAATACGCTGCTGGAAAGAG ACGGCCTGTTCTCCTGGTCCAGAGCAGTCCAGATCCGCACCAACCTGGACCTGGTCCTGGACTGGCTGCAAGGAGCCGGGCTAGGGGACATCGCGTCTGAGTTCCTGAAGAAACTATCAATCACTGTTAATTTCCTGTGTGTGCCCAAGACCCGCCTCATCCAG TCTTCGTGGGGTAGCCTGCTGGAGGAGCACACCTTGTTGAGCCCGTCCCAGctgcaccacctcctcacccactaCAAGCTGGGGGCTGCCCGGGCTCCTCCAGCTGCCTGGGCACCTCCTCCGGGAGCAGAGCTGAGTGGAG ATATCTTTGAGAGCTTCCTGGACCACCCGCCTCTCATCCTCCCCAACGAGACCCCCCGACTGAACCTCTCCCAGGCGATCCCGAgccctgagctccagaaggaAGTGACACGTCTCCGGACCTTCCTGTGGGGACTTGACCAAGATGagctcccagccaatcagagaactCGGCTTTAA